In Akkermansia muciniphila, the DNA window GACTCGGAAGTCCGCTTTCTGGTGGACAGCGCTTATGAACGCGCCATGACCATCCTGACGGAAAACCGGGACAAGCTGGATATTCTGACGGAAGCCCTGATGGAGTTTGAAACGCTGGAAGGCTCCCAGGTCATGGATATTCTGGAGTACGGGGAAATGAAGAATCCCCCCGCCAAGGTGGTTCCTCCCCCCATGCCTTCCGATGTGGAAGAACAGGACAGCCGGAAAAAGGATTCCGGAAAGGAGCGCACGGAAGCCGCTGAGGAAGGAAAGAAGGAGAAGGATCTGGAGGAACAGGACCCTTTTTCCTACAATCCCGTGGAGGAGTACGGCAAGGACGGGGAAGAGAAAAAGTAATTTAACATGGAAAAAATCAATATGGTAGCCAATGATGCGATGGAACTGGCCAGGATGTGCGCCCGCGCCGCGGATGAAGCCAAGGCTGAAAATGTGAAGGTGTACGACCTGCGCGGCATGTCTTCCCTGACGGATTTCATGGTGGTGTGTACGGGCCTGTCCGTTCCCCACCTGCGCGCCGTCATCCGGGGCGTGGAGGAAGCCGTTCAGGAAAAAACGGGAGTTCTCCCCACCTATGTGGAAGACACGCCCGTGGCGCTGTGGTCCGTAGTGGACTACATTGACGTGATGGTCCACATCATGGGGCAGGAAACGCGTGAGTTCTACGGAATGGATACCCTGTGGAAGGATGCCCCCGTGGTGGAATATTAACCTCTTGTGATTCGGTTTTTCCTGCCGTGCCGCTGCCTGCCAGCGGCACGGCTTTTTTATTTTCTGGCGCTCCGGTATTGGGTTCTAACAAGATTCCAATCTTGCCTTGGGAGCGGAACCGGATTACTCTTCTACCGTCATTTATGAGTAATTCCGGACCCACCGCAACCCCGATGATGGAGCAGTACCTTCGCATGAAGAAGGGTTTGCCGGAAGACGTCCTGCTGTTTTTCCGGATGGGGGACTTTTATGAGATGTTCTTTGAGGATGCCAAGGATGCGTCCTCCCTTCTGGGCCTGACGCTGACCAAGCGGCACGGCATTCCGATGTGCGGGGTTCCCCATCACAGCGCGGAAGGGTACATCGGACGCCTGGTGAAGGACGGCAAGCGCGTGGCGATTGCGGAACAGACCACCCTGCCTCAGCCGGGCAAACTGGTGGAGCGGGAGATCACCCGCGTGATTTCCGCCGGAACTCTGGCGGACATGAACCTGCTGGACTCCTCCCGCCACAATTACATCGTGGCCCTGTACAAGGATAAAAAGCACTTCGGCCTGGCGTGCGTGGACCACACCACGGGGGAATTCTCCGTGGCCCAGTTTGAGCGCATGGACCTGCTTCTGGATGAGCTGTCCCGCATTAATCCTTCCGAGCTCCTGGTTAGTGACGAGCAGACGGACAGCTTCCCCGGCGCCCATCCCACGCTTTACTACGACGGGTACACGTTCCTGCCTTCCACGGCCATTCCCAATCTGCTGGGCCACTTCCGGGTGCATTCCCTGGACGGCTTCGGCTGCGGGGAGATGACCGCCGCCCTGGGCGCGTCCGGAGCCGTGCTTCATTACCTGGGCTACCAGCTCCGCCGGCCCACGGACCATCTGCGCCGCATTTCCGTGCGCGCCACGGAGAGCGCCGTGCTGATTGACCAGGCCAGCCAGAGAAACCTGGACCTGGTGGATTCCCGCGGCGGCGTGAAGCTTTCCCTGCTGGGAACCCTGGACAGGACGAGCACCCCGATGGGCGCGCGCAAGCTCCGGGACTGGCTGCTGCACCCCCTGTGCGATCTGGAAAAGCTCCAGGCGCGGCAGGAGATGATCGCCGTTTTACTGGAGGAGCCATACCTGATGAGCAAGCTCCGTGAGAGCCTGAAGAACGTCCGGGACATGGA includes these proteins:
- the rsfS gene encoding ribosome silencing factor codes for the protein MEKINMVANDAMELARMCARAADEAKAENVKVYDLRGMSSLTDFMVVCTGLSVPHLRAVIRGVEEAVQEKTGVLPTYVEDTPVALWSVVDYIDVMVHIMGQETREFYGMDTLWKDAPVVEY